CGTGGACAGGGATTCGGGCCAATCCGCGGGTGCGCCACCGCTGGTGGACACGTGCGTCAGATCCGAGACTCCGACCTCCTGGATGGAACCGCCCGCCCCCTCGCCGAGCTGGTACATGGTCACCGCCACCTCACTGAGACGGCTCAGGCTGCCGTCTTGTTGCACCACGTAGTACCGCTCGGATCCGGAAGCGTCGTTGACAGACAGCAGCATGCCCGCCACAGGATCGAGAATCGCCGATGACAGACCGTCGACCGGGGTACCCGCCCCCGGCACCGAGAAAGGTTCCAATCTGCTGCCGCGCGTGAACAGATTGAGCCACGCGGCGTCGACGGCGACTACGGGTTCCGACTCCAGACCCAAAGCCAACAGCGTGGTGCCCAGCCGCTCCGCCGGGATCTCATGACTGACACCATCAGCGACCAGATAGGTGGTTTCACCTATGGAGACCAGGGCATGCTGCACGTCGCTCAAGCCGGTAGGCGCAGCCCCCAAGTAGGTCATGGTGCTTCCGTCCTGTGCCGAGCAGGCGGACCAATCCTGCGCTACCAAGCGGCTGGCCTCGGGAAGGTGCTCCGGGGCGTCGTCGACTCCCACCTTGCTGCCGCGCTCAATGCCGTCCAGAACCGAGGCGTCCACTGAGACCTGCTGGAAAGATCCGGCCTCCGACAGCAGCATCGCACTGGCCAGATTCGTGACCGGACGCAGCCTGCCATTGATCGTCAGGTAGCGGGAGCCCTCGTCATTGACCACCACCAGCGTGTTGTTCTCCCAGTTGTCCGGCAGAGAACTGACGAACAGGCCAGAAACCCACGAGACCAGCAGGATGACCAGTGAAACCGCGATGCCGCCGATAAGCGGGCGCATCATGCTGCGTGGCTCCAGCTCCCGGCCGCCCGGCGCGCCGGTCACGAACACGGTGACCAGGCGGCGGCGATTGAAGCGCTGTGCGTCGAGAATGTCCTTATTCGAGGCCACTACAGCACCTCGCAGGCTAGTGCCGCCAGCGGCAGAATCGTCAGCAGCACCAGGATCTCCAAGGCGTCGGCGATCCGCGTCAAACGTGGACGGTAACTGGGGCCGAGCACGTTGAGCAGCAGTACTGCGACCCCAGTCACCCCCATAAGCGCCACCACCGGCATGACCAAATCGGTGCGGCTGATCGCCACGGTCACCACCAGAGCGGCCAGAATCAGCATGCCGCCGACGATCCCTGCCACCACGTCAGCACGTGAGCGCACCGCGCGCGTGCCGAGCAGCGAGGCGACCGCGATGGCGCCGGCCAGGGCTGGGCCGGCCCATCCCTGCGACATCAGGCCGGGGACCGAGACGAACACGATCAGAGAACAGGCGATACGGGAGGACAGCACCAGCCCGCGCGCGCTCATCACGCGAGAGGTAAGGGAGGGAGTCACCTCCGTTCCCGGCTCGATGCTGATCGCGTCGGTGCGGTCCGGCAGGCTGACCTCGATCGGTACCGACGCCAGGGCGAGCCAGGGCGCCAACAGCGAAATAACGGCGGAGCAGGCAGCAACGATCGCCAACAGATGCTGCATGGGCTGATGTGCCGGCTCCAGGCCGACTCCCACACCTGCCAATGCGATAGCTATGAGCACCGGCCCGGCGACGAGTTGACGCTCCTGTGCCCCGAGCACAGGCATGCAAGAAAGCACTGTGACGGCCAGCGCCGCGCCCGCAGCAGCGAGCCGCAAGCCCATCGGTGCGGCGCTTGCCAGCAGACCTGTGTACGCGGCGACTCCGGCCAGCGCACCAGCGGTGAACACCAGTGCCCAGCCTTGGTTCCCGCCCAGGCGCCTGAGGGCGTACGCGGCAAGTATCAGCACCAGTGCGGCTGTCGCCGCAACTGCGGGGGCGATCGCGGTGCCGTCGCCCTTCAACACCAGCAACATGCCCGCCACCAGAAACAACACGCAGGTGGACATGATTGACAGGATTGTCGAGTCTGCGGGTCTCCAAGCGACCTCCTGCTGTTCTACGGCGGTGGCCACCGCCTCCACGAGATCGTCATAGCGGGTCTCGGAGTCAGTGGTGCGCACCTCCAGTTTCAGTACGCTGCCGACGGCTACGCGCTGATCCGCCAGTGAACGGGAGTCCTCCAACTCGACCCCGGCCTGCGTCACCAGGCGCATTCCGTAGACGGCCCCGTCGGCTTCAAGTGCTTCTAGGCGCTGTGCCAGGGCGGGCAGGACCTCGGACAGTGGCAGACTCGCCGGTAGGGCGACATCCGCCGGAACATTGCGGTGCACGACAGTAACGGGCAGTACGCCCGTCTCGCGTACGGTGCTACTCGACGGACTCAAAGACACTCTCCTGCAACGGGAACTAACCGCGCGCAGACGGGAGAGCCACGCTCTGACGGCGCCCCGAGGGGCGCACCGAGCGCGGGATGCCCCGGCCTGCCGCGGCGAAGACCCGACCATGGTGGCACATCCGGCCGCGAGTGTCACGGTGACGGAACGGCCTGTATTTATTGTCGATGGGTTCGGCTACCCACGCGATCCGATTGGGGCTGCATGCGAGATTCGTCAAAGTGGTGGACGCCGGGTGGTATCGGGAGGATAGTCTTGAATCGTTACCGAACCTCGTCGACGGCGAAACGCCCGACGAGGTCTGGGACGGTGCTCGTGGTCCTGCCCCGGGCGCCACACAAGAGAACGCACACATCACTAGAACATCCTGAGAAAGGTAGCGGACTATGAGTACCAACCTCGCCGCCGGGAGCGGCACCCTAGCCAATGCTGCGAGAGTCGTGGCGGCGCACCGCAGCCAGCAGGAGAGCATCCTGCGAAACGTGGAGAGCGCCGTGCAAGAGCTCAGTCCCGGTTGGAAGGGGACCGGTGGTTCGGCGTTCACCGCGGTCACCAACCAGTGGCTGCAGGATGCCCGCAGTATCGTGCAGGTGCTGTCCAACTTCGAGTCCGGTCTGCGCAGCACGGACGCCGCCTACCAGAACATCGAGGAGGAGACCGCCTCGAGCGTGCAGAACCTCGGCGCGAACTCCCAGGGATATCGCGGGATGATGGTCTGACGGCAACGCAGACGCGGACCACAATCGATCGACACGACGCACTGATAGGACAGACAAGATGACTGACATGCTGGTGAATTACGGATCCATGTCTGCGGCAGCCGAGGCGCTTGCCCGGGCCTCCGCGGCCATGAGCTCCGACTTGGAGGACATGGACGCGGAGCTGCGCCCCACCCAGTCCGACTGGAGCGGTGAGGCGCAGGCGCAGTACACCGCCGCCAAGGCGGAGTGGAGCCAGTCGCTCGCGGACATGAACACGCTGCTCACCCAGCTGGGCGCCCACGTGACCTCCTCCTCGGAGAACTACAGCGCCACCGACATCCGGGAGATGCGCAGCTTCGGCGGCTGATCCTGACCGCCCATCCGACGCGTGCTCTCCCAGGAACTTCGGGTCCTGGGAGAGCCTGTCGTCTCTGCCGGTTTGTCGTTCGATGTGCAGGCGATCAATGCTCTCCTGCTCGGATACGGCTGGGTGAAGCGTTTGCGCGCAATCAGGAGCTGTGCTGCGCTCGGCGCGCCCGGCGACTCGCCTCAATAGCTACTTGAACGCCATCGGCTAGTAGCACGGCTCCGCCTGGTCCCAGTGGAGTCCTCACCCCTGGCACCAACTGTGTCTGGGTCCCGTCGGACCGAAGCAGTGCGCTGCCATTGGCGGATCCGAGATCCTCCGCCCATGGGCCGGCACCTGCCACCCCGATCCGCAGGTGCGAGCGTGAAACAGCAGTTGAGGTGTCAACAGTGACGAGCTGCACATCCTCAGGCGACAGTGCACGTGGCTCACGTCCGAGGATGCATTGCCCTTCCAACGGCAGTCGTCGGCTCGCATTGATGACGATGCGGTACAGCGGCGGAGCAGCGGACTGCAACGGGGCGGCGTTACCGCCAATCGGCGCCTTAACAGCGGTAGGCAGTGGAGCCGTGGCGGGGGCGCCGGGTGCAGGAGCGAGGGGCGGAGCAGCGGCGGGTTCGTACACGCTTGCGAGTGTGCCCAAGCCTCCCGAACTCACGGGCGGGAAGGACTGAGGCAGTTCGGGCTGAGGCGGCGCGGGGGCGGGCACAACGAAGGAGGGGCGGCCTTGGGTGCCGTAGGCGGAGCCGGTCGGCGGCGCATGGGGAGTTGTGGCTAAAGCGCCCCCAGAGGCGTAATCCCGCGTGTGGAGGACCGGTCCGGTCGTCACTGTTGCCGGGATGCCGAGCCTGGGGGGTCCGGAAGGGGTCGTGGAGTTCTGGGAAGCGAATGCCTTCGCCGCTGAAGGCTTGGCCGGACGGCTGGTCGTGGTGCTGGTGTGGGTCAACGCATCAAGCAGCATGGTTTTGTTCTCGCCAGTGGCGGTGTCCATGTTCGCTGTGGTCGGCGTATTGCTAGGGGCGCCTGCGGCGGAGGTCATCCGCCTTCTTATAGGCAATAGTGGGGTCAGGACAACACGTACCAATGACTGTCCGATATTTGGTGTGCCCGTCGGCACCGCCATGACGACGGCGGAAACGAGCTTGAGGCCAGGAGTGCGGCCGAACGTGGCCATGAACAGGGCGAGCAGGACCACGGTCTGTGCAGCGATGATGCACGCCAACACCGTCCACTCCAGCAGGACATGGGTGAGGATCGGCGGTGCCGTCATCGCAATGACGTCGACGAGCGCCACCACTATGGTCTCCGCAGAGCTGAGTTGACGGGGGCCGGCGGTGGACGTATCAAGTGGTTGCGGCGGGTTCTGCCGCTGCTGGCGCATATGCGGTGACTCTACTAAAGCGAATTGACTCACATCTGCCTCATAACTTCGATCAACCCGGCGGCAACCACTGCGGCGGGAAGCACTAGGAACGCGGAAGCCCGTTCGAACACGTCACCCAGGCGCCCCCACCAGGCTGAGCGCCTCATAGTAGTGAACGCACCTACGGTCATGGAGACGACGGCCGCTGCGAGGACTACGCCCACGAGCGGCCATGACCGGTCCAACGCAGCCAGAACGCTTACGCAGAAGGCGGCTCCCGCCGATACGCGCGGAATGATGCGAGTGGAGTGTGAGCGAGCTGTGCGCGGCCGAAGCAGAAGCAACGCCAGTGCGAATACGATCTCCGCCCGCGCCCCCCAGGACTCCACTCCCCGGCCGGAGGCCACCTGAAACACAACGGGAGCGCAAACCACTACCAGCGCGCCCAGGGCGATCTCGAGCGCCACAGAGATGGCCTCGGCCTCGTCCACGGTGCGCCGGGTCCGCATCCGGGTGACTCGTACACCGGGGGATGTGATGGGGGTCCTTACCGACTGGCCCGCCGCTCGCTGTCCGGTCATGTCCAAAAGCTGCCGGTCCGGCACCGACACCAATGCGGCGTTCGGAATGACCAGTCCCGCTAGGACAGCGAGTGCCATCCCGAGCAGCGCGACTAGGGGTCCCCAAAGTCCCAGTGCGATGCTCGCCGTCGTCACCGCGGCGGCTGCGGCCCAGGACGCCGCACTCACGGACTCAGCCGCGGCGCGGTGACGCAGCCACAACCCCATGGCTGTGCCGGCCCCGCCCCACAGCGTGACGAGCCCTGTCAATAGGGCCCAATCCTGAGCCTTGGTAGGAACCAACGTTACGGATGCGGCGGCACCCAGCAGCGGCAGTGACAGCGCTCGCAATGCCGCCGGAACAGGTCCCCTGGGGGCGGTTCGGGGAAGGGCAAGCGTAAACAGAAGTGCTAGCAGTAGACCGGCGGTGGTCAGACGGACGGCGGTCGGCCACGCAGGTGCGGCCACTTCGGGTAACAGGGGTGGAACCAGAATCAGGAGGAGAACCGACATCGCGAGCACAATCGCCAGTGCCTCCGCCATCCAGAACGGGGTGCGCACAAAGGAACGCAACGGGAGGTGTGGGTGTCCCGGGCTCTGGTCGGCTGCGGCTACGTTGTCGGCGACAACCAGCACCGCACCCTCACGCACATCTGTGCCGAGCAGGTCGCGCGTTGTGATGGGTGTGCCGGACGCTGTGGACACCGCGGCTGCGCCGGAGATCGGAAGGTGCTCCTGGGAGGCGAGCAACTCGTCAATGCGCATCCCCGGCGGCGCAGCAACGTCAATGGCGCCGCCCTCGTAGATGAGGGTGACGTGGACGGCCGTTGCGCTCATACGCCTCGCTGCTCCTGATACGGGGCGGCATTCCTGTACCGCCCGACTGCACGTTGGATAACGGGACTACTCTAGATGCAGATAGCATAACGACGCGATGGTGCGGATCCTCCGACGAGGTCCGCCAAGCGGTACCGGCTGGCTCCAACGGTTCAACCGTCAGGGCGGCCGGAACACGACTGGAAGGTGCCCGCCTGCCCCATGAACGCCAATAGCCAGGCCCCCGAGCTTTCCGACGGGATCATAGAAGTCAAGGCCCCGCCGGACGCTGTAACGCCTCAGGACGCCACCAGTGTGCTGGCCTCCGTGCTGCCGCTGACAGGATCAATGGGTGTGATGGTGTTCATGGCCATCTCGAACAGTTCCAATACGCGGATGCTGCTCATGGGCGGCGGCATGGTGGTGGCGATGCTGTCGATGGTGGCCGCGAACATCTACCGGCAGATTCGGCAGCATCGGAGCAATGTCACCGATCAGAGACGCGAGTACCTCGCCTACCTGTCCGAACTGCGGCAGAGGGTACGTGCTTCTGCCGACCAGCAGCGTCGCCAGGCTGTGGACCAGTTTCCCGCACCCGGTGCTCTGCCCTACTTCGTTCAGCATGGTCAGCGCGTATGGGAACGTGGCGATGGGCTCGGCGATCCGTTGATGACGCGTGTGGGGTTGGGAACGGTGGAGCTGGCAGCTGAACTCAAGGCCGAGAAGCTCGACGCGCTGGCCAAGCCTGACCCAGTGTGTCTATCAGCCATGACCCGGTTCGTCGCTACCCATGGGGAAGTTGATGGTCTGCCCATGGCGATATCGATAGCGCCGCTGTCTCGGTTGGAGGTGGTGGGGGAGTCCGCCATGGCCCGCGCCCACACCCGGGCGCTGCTCACTCACCTGCTGGTCATGACCCCGCCAAGCCGACTGAAAGTGGCGGTGCTAGCTGGCGAGGAGAACCTGTCGGAGTGGGAGTGGCTCAAATGGGCCCCGCATGCCTGGTCCGATTCGGT
This genomic stretch from Actinomyces qiguomingii harbors:
- the eccB gene encoding type VII secretion protein EccB, with the protein product MASNKDILDAQRFNRRRLVTVFVTGAPGGRELEPRSMMRPLIGGIAVSLVILLVSWVSGLFVSSLPDNWENNTLVVVNDEGSRYLTINGRLRPVTNLASAMLLSEAGSFQQVSVDASVLDGIERGSKVGVDDAPEHLPEASRLVAQDWSACSAQDGSTMTYLGAAPTGLSDVQHALVSIGETTYLVADGVSHEIPAERLGTTLLALGLESEPVVAVDAAWLNLFTRGSRLEPFSVPGAGTPVDGLSSAILDPVAGMLLSVNDASGSERYYVVQQDGSLSRLSEVAVTMYQLGEGAGGSIQEVGVSDLTHVSTSGGAPADWPESLSTGVSGENTVCAVLNAASAAGPSQSTALASAETIASGGVSVTGGAGALVRAVSGGTIGPVFLITDAGRSWGLGGTLSDTVQRLGYTEDQIASVPSPWLALFPTGAELSPETVWEGVTEQ
- a CDS encoding EsaB/YukD family protein, which encodes MSPSSSTVRETGVLPVTVVHRNVPADVALPASLPLSEVLPALAQRLEALEADGAVYGMRLVTQAGVELEDSRSLADQRVAVGSVLKLEVRTTDSETRYDDLVEAVATAVEQQEVAWRPADSTILSIMSTCVLFLVAGMLLVLKGDGTAIAPAVAATAALVLILAAYALRRLGGNQGWALVFTAGALAGVAAYTGLLASAAPMGLRLAAAGAALAVTVLSCMPVLGAQERQLVAGPVLIAIALAGVGVGLEPAHQPMQHLLAIVAACSAVISLLAPWLALASVPIEVSLPDRTDAISIEPGTEVTPSLTSRVMSARGLVLSSRIACSLIVFVSVPGLMSQGWAGPALAGAIAVASLLGTRAVRSRADVVAGIVGGMLILAALVVTVAISRTDLVMPVVALMGVTGVAVLLLNVLGPSYRPRLTRIADALEILVLLTILPLAALACEVL
- a CDS encoding WXG100 family type VII secretion target — encoded protein: MSTNLAAGSGTLANAARVVAAHRSQQESILRNVESAVQELSPGWKGTGGSAFTAVTNQWLQDARSIVQVLSNFESGLRSTDAAYQNIEEETASSVQNLGANSQGYRGMMV
- a CDS encoding WXG100 family type VII secretion target, translated to MTDMLVNYGSMSAAAEALARASAAMSSDLEDMDAELRPTQSDWSGEAQAQYTAAKAEWSQSLADMNTLLTQLGAHVTSSSENYSATDIREMRSFGG